The following proteins are co-located in the Heliorestis convoluta genome:
- a CDS encoding thermonuclease family protein has protein sequence MPPRLLILLTKNKLTGKKVFLEFDLQPRDKYGRILAYVWLSEPENDSDQEVRKKMFNAQLLLQGSGQQLTIPPNAPMLKKQGLQK, from the coding sequence ATGCCCCCGAGGCTTCTGATTTTACTAACTAAGAATAAGTTGACCGGCAAGAAAGTTTTCTTAGAGTTCGATCTTCAACCTAGAGACAAATACGGCAGAATACTAGCCTATGTATGGCTGTCCGAACCAGAAAATGATTCCGATCAGGAAGTACGAAAGAAAATGTTTAACGCTCAGCTGTTACTACAAGGTTCTGGCCAGCAGTTGACCATCCCACCGAATGCACCTATGCTAAAGAAGCAAGGGCTGCAAAAATAG
- a CDS encoding tetratricopeptide repeat protein codes for MITKDFLKKVPSNLKESILVKLSYFNDMLEKAQGHIKELPAGFWIKKITGTNIFKFRLNNKDRILFTYIKDQKIDKTAKIIFLDYCNHDEQIRKGQRMDTQASLEKSIDLDILTSSTWNHAEVEDNDNTFVKSQRTNNSLILNDLVSIVVEDHYISLLLDEKNSDYLYYLSNEQWKCLEHRDKPILLLGAAGSGKTTVAVQKLLWCQKNRLKACYITNSDLLMENIKNLYEKYKLSSENIATFYSIKKWAQEIKQDNSLLVTFEEFNNWFVSNRYKYKKLKKINTFYIWSEIRTLIKGFMGFEFKLKNKFVRNNNILSKEEYLLIPKDYSIFDKSTKEAIYDLTEAYTKWLNETNRYDECDLSFECLTNLNEQPKYDFIIVDEVQDFTEVQLYLLSQMVKDQSQILYTGDLHQMIIATFFEFGRLKNMYYSLNTDTEERILSKNYRSVSGIVTFLNRLIEIRKTKIGFTPFDYEEGYIRIGQKPTLVTPKEDVLSMILDSVKDKHYSAVIVPDEEERARLEKINPEATGRIFTINEIKGLEYSTVFCINVITKNSAIWEDIVKGLGKRQTKYRHSFNLFYVATSRAMDNLYIYEEDTKNLMLNEISSYVETMTECNYEKLSLKNKSTKEDWAKEAYRLEKIGNTKKSDYALKLSRDLPREEYIRQVNKQIEEKEVSNITKDFQKLKDKHDFEQYLQKGKYSIRKKDFTKAVDFFNNVIEKYPDHAEGYYYLGVAYSYMVSGSDYSIRYFDQTLSIKPEWYEVYLDKASTLRFLKNYEKAIETMDNAIAVDATIGNGYFIKGLLLYDLGKYVEAIQLFEKALTLPCYIFDTIDKSWNRNPSTDKESIFKNNIRKHITECKNALNSKTEAKPPTELERVMFLWSVTSNRHPKAKKYKQYALTFIDNNEFEEALIYLEKALKFSPNDFEILNYKGYVLNELEKYNEAVDVLENIVSSKPPYPLVYYTLGEAYKGIKAYTNAINAYTTSIELDPNVSIAYYNRGKLYIMIYQFDKAIEDFNQILYLNNDSTVSSLALKEIFYIKTFQKVLSSMNLSKDILDMLGTMDNFNLLFKHISAVELNGKTASSEEELKSNIRNTFQKDTQHNSNQIDQDFSCFNFDSTRRTITDCIEKAIPLNIKYNSNNKKFTVQFNKAECVKCLRYNQCPMNRSDSKGVLKFRKEQVYKS; via the coding sequence TTGATAACTAAAGACTTTTTGAAAAAAGTTCCATCTAATTTAAAAGAATCTATATTAGTTAAATTAAGTTACTTTAATGATATGTTGGAAAAAGCACAAGGTCACATAAAAGAGCTTCCTGCTGGTTTTTGGATAAAAAAAATTACTGGAACTAACATATTTAAGTTTCGATTGAATAACAAAGATCGTATTCTCTTTACTTATATTAAAGATCAAAAAATCGATAAAACTGCAAAGATAATATTTTTGGATTATTGTAATCATGATGAGCAAATTAGAAAAGGCCAAAGAATGGACACTCAGGCATCTTTAGAAAAAAGTATAGATCTTGATATTTTAACTTCTTCTACTTGGAATCATGCAGAAGTAGAAGATAATGATAATACTTTCGTAAAAAGTCAAAGAACTAATAATTCTTTGATTCTAAATGATCTTGTATCTATAGTAGTCGAAGATCATTATATATCTTTATTATTAGATGAAAAAAATAGCGATTACTTATATTATTTATCCAATGAGCAATGGAAATGCCTAGAACATCGAGATAAACCTATTTTGTTATTAGGAGCAGCAGGAAGTGGAAAAACTACAGTTGCTGTTCAGAAGTTACTATGGTGTCAAAAAAATAGGTTAAAAGCTTGTTATATTACAAATTCAGATTTATTAATGGAAAATATAAAAAATTTATATGAAAAATACAAATTATCGTCAGAAAACATAGCAACTTTTTATTCCATAAAAAAATGGGCTCAAGAAATAAAACAAGATAATTCACTTTTGGTCACCTTCGAAGAATTTAACAATTGGTTTGTGTCTAATCGCTACAAGTATAAAAAGCTTAAGAAAATAAATACTTTTTATATATGGAGTGAAATTCGAACTTTAATAAAAGGTTTCATGGGTTTTGAGTTTAAGCTTAAAAATAAATTTGTAAGAAACAATAATATCCTAAGCAAAGAAGAGTATCTATTAATTCCAAAAGATTACTCCATTTTTGACAAATCTACTAAAGAAGCGATTTATGATCTCACTGAAGCTTATACTAAATGGCTAAATGAAACTAACAGATATGACGAATGTGATCTTTCATTTGAATGTTTGACTAACTTAAATGAACAACCAAAGTATGATTTTATTATTGTAGATGAAGTTCAAGATTTTACAGAAGTACAATTATATTTATTAAGTCAAATGGTTAAAGATCAAAGTCAAATTCTTTATACTGGCGATTTGCATCAAATGATCATCGCTACTTTTTTTGAATTTGGAAGACTTAAAAATATGTATTATTCATTAAATACTGATACTGAAGAAAGAATCTTATCTAAAAATTATAGAAGCGTATCAGGTATTGTAACATTTTTGAATAGATTGATTGAGATACGCAAAACAAAAATAGGCTTTACCCCGTTTGATTACGAAGAAGGGTATATACGTATAGGCCAAAAGCCCACATTAGTTACACCTAAAGAAGATGTACTTTCTATGATTTTGGATTCAGTAAAAGATAAGCATTATTCAGCCGTAATTGTTCCAGATGAAGAAGAACGGGCGCGACTAGAAAAAATAAATCCTGAAGCAACTGGTCGAATTTTTACTATTAATGAGATAAAAGGATTAGAATATTCTACTGTATTCTGCATCAATGTTATCACAAAAAATAGTGCAATCTGGGAGGATATAGTAAAGGGTTTAGGGAAACGTCAAACAAAATATAGGCATTCCTTTAACCTTTTTTATGTAGCTACAAGTCGTGCAATGGATAATCTTTATATCTACGAAGAAGATACAAAAAATTTAATGCTGAATGAAATATCCAGTTACGTTGAAACAATGACTGAGTGTAATTATGAAAAACTATCTTTGAAAAATAAATCAACAAAAGAAGATTGGGCTAAAGAAGCATATAGATTGGAGAAAATCGGAAACACCAAAAAGAGTGATTACGCACTTAAGTTATCTAGAGATCTACCTCGAGAAGAATATATACGCCAAGTTAACAAACAAATAGAAGAAAAAGAAGTCAGTAATATAACAAAAGACTTCCAAAAATTAAAAGATAAGCATGACTTTGAACAGTATCTACAAAAAGGAAAGTATAGTATACGCAAGAAAGATTTTACAAAAGCTGTGGATTTTTTTAATAATGTTATAGAAAAGTACCCTGACCACGCAGAAGGCTATTATTATCTAGGTGTAGCCTACTCTTATATGGTTAGCGGGTCTGATTATTCAATACGCTATTTTGACCAGACTTTGAGCATTAAGCCGGAATGGTATGAAGTCTATTTAGACAAGGCCTCTACACTTAGATTTCTTAAAAATTATGAAAAAGCTATAGAAACAATGGACAATGCTATTGCTGTTGACGCAACTATTGGAAATGGTTACTTTATCAAAGGTCTCTTGCTGTATGATTTAGGTAAATATGTAGAAGCTATTCAATTATTTGAGAAAGCATTAACTCTACCTTGTTATATTTTTGATACTATTGATAAAAGTTGGAATAGAAATCCTTCTACTGATAAAGAGAGTATATTTAAGAATAATATAAGAAAGCATATAACAGAATGTAAAAATGCATTAAATAGTAAAACAGAAGCAAAACCACCTACTGAATTAGAACGAGTAATGTTTTTATGGTCAGTAACTTCTAACAGACATCCAAAAGCAAAGAAATATAAACAATACGCATTAACCTTTATAGATAATAATGAGTTTGAAGAGGCTTTAATCTATTTAGAAAAAGCATTGAAATTCAGTCCTAATGATTTTGAAATTCTCAATTATAAGGGCTATGTTCTTAACGAACTAGAAAAGTACAATGAAGCAGTAGATGTTTTGGAGAATATTGTTAGTTCGAAACCACCCTATCCCTTGGTTTATTATACTTTAGGTGAAGCTTATAAAGGTATTAAAGCGTATACGAATGCTATCAACGCCTATACAACATCCATTGAACTTGATCCTAATGTATCGATAGCTTACTATAATCGTGGCAAATTATATATTATGATTTATCAATTTGATAAAGCCATAGAAGACTTTAATCAAATACTTTACTTGAATAATGATTCAACAGTCTCATCTTTAGCACTTAAAGAAATTTTTTATATTAAAACTTTTCAAAAAGTGCTTTCCTCAATGAACTTGTCTAAAGATATATTAGATATGCTTGGTACTATGGATAATTTTAACTTATTATTTAAGCATATTTCTGCGGTTGAGCTAAATGGAAAGACCGCTTCTTCTGAAGAAGAGCTAAAAAGTAATATTAGAAATACTTTTCAAAAAGACACGCAACACAATAGTAATCAAATAGACCAAGATTTTTCTTGTTTTAATTTCGACTCTACTAGAAGAACTATTACAGATTGTATAGAAAAAGCAATACCCTTAAATATTAAGTATAACTCGAACAATAAAAAATTTACTGTGCAATTTAATAAGGCGGAATGTGTGAAATGCTTAAGATATAATCAATGTCCTATGAATAGGTCAGACAGTAAAGGTGTACTTAAGTTCAGAAAAGAACAAGTATACAAATCGTAA
- a CDS encoding sunset domain-containing protein has protein sequence MGLWDLEDKSTINQAETKSASSSSTSTATGPGPNGEPIKGNINSKGEKIHHVPGGQFYEQTVPEAWFFTEEEARSAGFRASKR, from the coding sequence ATAGGTCTATGGGATCTAGAAGACAAATCCACTATTAATCAAGCAGAAACAAAATCTGCATCTTCCAGTAGTACCTCCACCGCAACAGGACCTGGACCCAATGGAGAACCGATCAAAGGGAACATAAATAGCAAAGGGGAAAAGATCCATCACGTTCCTGGCGGTCAGTTCTACGAGCAAACAGTACCAGAAGCTTGGTTCTTCACAGAAGAAGAAGCTAGATCAGCCGGTTTTCGAGCAAGCAAGAGATAA